The proteins below are encoded in one region of Longimicrobium sp.:
- a CDS encoding erythromycin esterase family protein codes for MPISGRCLALVACAMLVAGAAHGQRPLNLDMEQPGIAAPAFPWGWYSPELESPAAERQARIDSIVRRGGRRSLRIERTRAGAAWIGSSDLSTKGLAGRRIRVTGWARTERLQGGAAVLRVETMRDGYQTIRVDSMPGAGLRGTTGWTRLALETVLDTGAVYLGVGMQVSGTGTAWFDDLALEVDGRRITAEPGPARATAAERAWLRSRAVPLGSQGALRTEPFRAIVGDARVVSLGEGTHGTREFYQIKHELIEHLVERMGFAVVMLEANQLQTERVNRYVLTGEGTAREAMSGLFKILQTEEVLEMVEWLRAWNASGKRPVEVVGYDMQDPRLPIDSVLAFLRRSDPAFLAAADSAYGAMRAAWLPGPYPDRPDSTVGRWQASADVVRRHLGARAPAYLERARSRDDSAAVAWALQNAEVAYQASSLGNSTPMRVRDSAMALNIRWSLAQRPAGTRAVVWAHNSHVSRAPEWMGAYLERLLPGQVRAFGFTTAQGEYSAFSTWARDARTRQNGVFRIAPVPPPAGGVAAELFSLGAPLTLVDLRGASNAAGGRWLAEPRPFLGIGGRAADYGYRPIRVAAEFDALIYVPSTTAARPLP; via the coding sequence ATGCCAATCTCCGGACGCTGCCTCGCGCTCGTCGCGTGCGCCATGCTGGTTGCCGGTGCGGCGCACGGACAGCGCCCGCTCAACCTGGACATGGAGCAGCCGGGGATCGCCGCCCCCGCGTTTCCGTGGGGCTGGTATTCGCCCGAGCTGGAGTCGCCCGCGGCGGAGCGGCAGGCGCGCATCGACAGCATCGTGCGCCGCGGCGGGCGCCGCAGCCTGCGCATCGAACGCACGCGGGCCGGTGCGGCCTGGATCGGGTCCAGCGACCTGTCCACGAAGGGGCTGGCGGGGAGGCGCATTCGCGTGACGGGGTGGGCGCGGACGGAACGGCTGCAGGGCGGCGCCGCGGTGCTGCGGGTGGAGACGATGCGCGACGGCTACCAGACGATCCGCGTGGACAGCATGCCGGGCGCGGGGCTGCGCGGCACCACCGGATGGACGCGGCTGGCGCTGGAGACGGTGCTGGACACGGGCGCCGTGTACCTGGGCGTGGGGATGCAGGTGAGCGGCACCGGCACCGCGTGGTTCGACGACCTGGCGCTGGAGGTCGACGGCAGGCGCATCACGGCCGAGCCCGGGCCCGCGCGGGCCACCGCGGCCGAGCGCGCGTGGCTGCGGTCCCGCGCCGTGCCGCTCGGCTCGCAGGGCGCGCTGCGAACGGAGCCGTTCCGCGCCATCGTGGGCGACGCGCGCGTGGTGTCGCTGGGGGAGGGGACGCACGGCACGCGCGAGTTCTACCAGATCAAGCACGAGCTGATCGAGCACCTGGTGGAGCGGATGGGCTTCGCCGTCGTGATGCTGGAGGCCAACCAGCTGCAGACCGAGCGGGTGAACCGCTACGTGCTCACCGGCGAAGGCACGGCGCGCGAGGCGATGTCCGGGCTCTTCAAGATCCTGCAGACGGAGGAAGTGCTCGAGATGGTGGAGTGGCTGCGCGCCTGGAACGCTTCCGGCAAGCGGCCCGTGGAGGTGGTGGGCTACGACATGCAGGACCCGCGGCTCCCCATCGACAGCGTGCTCGCTTTCCTCAGGCGCAGCGATCCCGCATTCCTGGCGGCAGCGGACAGCGCGTACGGCGCCATGCGCGCGGCGTGGCTCCCCGGCCCCTACCCGGACCGGCCGGACAGCACGGTGGGCCGGTGGCAGGCGAGCGCGGACGTGGTGCGGCGGCACCTGGGGGCGCGCGCTCCGGCGTACCTGGAGCGCGCCCGCAGCCGCGACGACAGCGCGGCCGTCGCCTGGGCGCTGCAGAACGCGGAGGTCGCGTACCAGGCGAGCAGCCTCGGCAACTCGACGCCCATGCGCGTGCGCGACAGCGCGATGGCGCTCAACATCCGCTGGTCGCTGGCGCAGCGCCCGGCGGGTACGCGCGCCGTGGTCTGGGCGCACAACAGCCACGTCTCCCGCGCGCCGGAGTGGATGGGCGCCTACCTCGAGCGTCTGCTCCCCGGGCAGGTGCGCGCGTTCGGCTTCACCACGGCGCAGGGGGAGTACAGCGCGTTCAGCACCTGGGCGCGCGACGCGCGGACGCGGCAGAACGGCGTCTTTCGCATCGCGCCGGTGCCGCCGCCGGCCGGAGGGGTGGCCGCCGAGCTGTTCTCGCTCGGCGCACCCCTCACCCTCGTGGACCTGCGCGGAGCTTCCAATGCGGCCGGGGGACGATGGCTCGCGGAGCCCCGCCCGTTCCTAGGCATCGGCGGCAGGGCGGCGGACTACGGCTACCGCCCCATTCGCGTGGCGGCGGAGTTCGATGCGCTGATCTACGTCCCCAGCACCACCGCCGCGCGCCCGCTCCCCTGA
- a CDS encoding TetR family transcriptional regulator C-terminal domain-containing protein, giving the protein MPGERASEDVRREQILQASFEVASREGIGGLTIRAVAAEAKLSHSLVVFYFQRKERLVLELLEWLIATTAVLHVPPEVARIPGALDRLHAVLQGELARLLEQRKHTRLFFEYWARGTNDDEVRARISAELERHRGAFRVMMEELLASEPAAFRGVSADAMAAVAVSWLQGCAVQGMIAPEHFDMDAYLAAVRGFTTRLAEPQPAAAVV; this is encoded by the coding sequence ATGCCGGGCGAGAGAGCTTCCGAGGACGTGCGGCGCGAGCAGATCCTGCAGGCGAGCTTCGAGGTGGCATCGCGCGAGGGGATCGGCGGCCTGACGATCCGCGCCGTGGCCGCCGAGGCGAAGCTCAGCCATTCGCTGGTCGTGTTCTACTTCCAGCGAAAGGAGCGGCTGGTGCTGGAGCTCCTGGAATGGCTCATCGCCACGACCGCGGTGCTGCACGTGCCCCCCGAGGTCGCCCGCATCCCCGGCGCGCTCGACCGGCTGCACGCCGTCCTCCAGGGGGAGCTGGCGCGGCTGCTGGAGCAGCGGAAGCACACGCGCCTCTTCTTCGAGTACTGGGCGCGCGGCACCAACGACGACGAGGTGCGCGCGCGCATCAGCGCCGAGCTGGAGCGCCACCGCGGTGCGTTCCGCGTGATGATGGAGGAGCTTCTCGCGTCCGAGCCGGCCGCCTTCCGGGGGGTGAGCGCGGATGCGATGGCGGCGGTCGCCGTGAGCTGGCTGCAGGGGTGCGCGGTGCAGGGGATGATCGCCCCGGAGCACTTCGACATGGACGCGTACCTGGCCGCCGTGCGCGGCTTCACCACGCGCCTCGCGGAGCCACAGCCGGCCGCGGCCGTGGTGTAG
- a CDS encoding response regulator — protein sequence MAAQRTSGPVATAAPRVEEIETYARDIVDTVREPLLMLDTALRVRSANSAFYKTFGVTCEETENLPIYELGNGQWDIPALRTLLEEVMSTGSVFNDFELEHTFPVIGQRVMVLNARKLRPGSHADRLVLAIEDVTERRATQASLRAIESYAQDIVDTVRKPLLILDPGLRVRSGNRAFYETFAVAAAETEGRRIYELGNGQWNVPALRTLLEEIIPRSSVFNDFELEHDFPAIGRRVMLLNARKLKAGDHDELLVLALEDVTERRRTEQEVVNAREAAESANRTKSLFLANMSHELRTPLNAILGYSEMLHEEAVERGLLDFTADLDKIGTAGKHLLALINDILDLSKIEAGKMELFLESFDLAELIHEITSTMGPIVRTNSNTLRVELAPRLGVMHADQMKVRQALSNLLSNAVKFTHGGTVTVNARRERMDGREWVLFQVTDTGVGMSAEQIVKLFQDFTQADASTTRRFGGTGLGLALTRRFCQMMGGDVTVRSVPGEGSTFTIKLPAVIRAADPEPVLALAPSEWRGKGDALPSGASCVLVIDDDPVQRDLMQRFLGREGFRVLVADGGEEGLRLAREMQPVAITLDVMMPGMDGWAVLAALKADPAVRNIPVVMLTMVDDPNRGFTLGAAAYATKPVNRGRLSRLLRKHSSADVQGGVLVVDHDDAARALLRTMLEAEGWTVREAENGRVALERMEEERPRLILLDLLMPEMDGFEFHERVRQHPDWRSVPVVVVTSHDLTREERRRLNGYVETIVRKAGDSPDALLHRVCELLGGFGAERPLITRTGGERRALPA from the coding sequence ATGGCCGCACAGCGCACTTCCGGCCCCGTAGCCACCGCGGCGCCGCGGGTGGAGGAGATCGAGACGTACGCGCGCGACATCGTGGACACCGTCCGCGAGCCGCTGCTGATGCTGGACACCGCGTTACGGGTGCGCAGCGCCAACAGCGCGTTCTACAAGACGTTCGGCGTCACGTGCGAGGAAACCGAGAACCTGCCGATCTACGAGCTCGGCAACGGGCAGTGGGACATCCCCGCGCTGCGCACCCTGCTGGAAGAGGTGATGAGCACCGGCTCCGTCTTCAACGACTTCGAGCTGGAGCACACCTTCCCCGTCATCGGGCAGCGGGTGATGGTGCTGAACGCGCGCAAGCTGCGCCCCGGGAGCCACGCCGACCGCCTGGTGCTCGCCATCGAAGACGTCACCGAGCGCCGCGCCACCCAGGCGAGCCTCAGGGCCATCGAGTCGTATGCGCAGGACATCGTCGACACGGTGCGCAAGCCGCTCCTGATCTTGGATCCGGGGCTGCGGGTGCGCAGCGGCAACCGTGCCTTCTACGAGACCTTTGCCGTCGCCGCCGCGGAAACCGAGGGGCGGCGGATCTACGAGCTGGGCAACGGCCAGTGGAACGTCCCGGCGCTGCGCACCCTTCTAGAAGAGATCATCCCGCGCAGCTCCGTTTTCAACGACTTCGAGCTGGAGCACGACTTTCCCGCGATCGGGCGGCGCGTGATGCTGCTCAACGCGCGCAAGCTCAAGGCGGGAGACCACGACGAGCTCCTGGTGCTGGCGCTGGAGGACGTCACGGAGCGGCGGCGCACCGAGCAGGAGGTGGTCAACGCCCGCGAGGCCGCCGAGAGCGCCAACCGCACCAAGAGCCTCTTCCTGGCGAACATGAGCCACGAGCTGAGGACGCCGCTCAACGCCATCCTCGGCTACTCGGAGATGCTCCACGAAGAGGCCGTGGAGCGCGGTCTGCTGGACTTCACCGCGGACCTGGACAAGATCGGCACGGCGGGGAAGCACCTCCTCGCCCTCATCAACGACATCCTCGACCTTTCCAAGATCGAGGCCGGCAAGATGGAGCTGTTCCTGGAGAGCTTCGACCTGGCCGAGCTGATCCACGAGATCACCTCCACCATGGGGCCGATCGTGCGGACCAACTCCAACACGCTGCGCGTGGAGCTGGCTCCCCGGCTGGGCGTGATGCACGCGGACCAGATGAAGGTGCGCCAGGCGCTCTCCAACCTCCTGTCCAACGCGGTCAAGTTCACGCACGGCGGCACCGTCACCGTCAACGCGCGGCGCGAGCGGATGGACGGGCGGGAGTGGGTGCTGTTCCAGGTGACGGATACGGGCGTGGGGATGAGCGCCGAGCAGATCGTGAAGCTCTTCCAGGACTTCACCCAGGCGGACGCCTCCACCACGCGCAGGTTCGGCGGCACCGGGCTGGGGCTGGCCCTCACCCGCCGCTTCTGCCAGATGATGGGCGGCGACGTCACGGTGCGCAGCGTGCCGGGCGAGGGGAGCACGTTCACCATCAAGCTCCCCGCCGTCATACGCGCCGCGGACCCGGAGCCCGTCCTCGCCCTGGCGCCCAGCGAGTGGCGCGGCAAGGGCGACGCGCTTCCATCCGGCGCGAGCTGCGTCCTGGTGATCGACGACGACCCGGTGCAGCGCGACCTGATGCAGCGCTTCCTGGGGAGGGAGGGGTTCCGCGTCCTGGTGGCGGATGGCGGCGAGGAAGGGCTCCGCCTTGCGCGGGAGATGCAGCCGGTCGCCATCACGCTGGACGTGATGATGCCCGGGATGGACGGCTGGGCCGTGCTCGCGGCGCTCAAGGCCGACCCGGCGGTGCGCAACATCCCCGTGGTGATGCTCACCATGGTGGACGATCCCAACCGGGGCTTCACGCTGGGGGCCGCCGCGTACGCCACCAAGCCGGTGAACCGCGGACGCCTTTCACGGCTCCTGCGCAAGCACTCCAGCGCCGACGTGCAGGGCGGCGTGCTGGTGGTGGACCACGACGACGCGGCGCGCGCGCTGCTGCGCACCATGCTGGAGGCGGAAGGCTGGACGGTGCGCGAAGCGGAGAACGGAAGGGTGGCGCTGGAGCGGATGGAGGAGGAGCGCCCCCGGCTGATCCTGCTGGACCTGCTGATGCCCGAGATGGACGGATTCGAATTCCACGAGCGGGTGCGCCAGCACCCCGACTGGCGCTCCGTGCCCGTGGTGGTGGTGACGTCGCACGACCTCACCCGCGAGGAGCGCCGGCGGCTGAACGGCTACGTGGAGACGATCGTCCGCAAGGCTGGCGACTCGCCCGACGCGCTCCTTCACCGGGTGTGCGAACTGCTCGGCGGCTTCGGCGCCGAGCGCCCCCTGATCACCCGGACCGGAGGAGAGAGGCGCGCGCTCCCCGCGTGA
- a CDS encoding response regulator, whose protein sequence is MPKILLVEDNEMNRDMLSRRLERKGFQVLLALDGAAGVEMARSHAPDLVLMDMSLPVLDGWEATRRLKGDAATRHVPVIALTAHAMSRDRAKALEAGCDDYDTKPIDLPRLLVKIETLLSGSGAPPVSEAAP, encoded by the coding sequence ATGCCCAAGATCCTGCTGGTGGAAGACAACGAGATGAACCGCGACATGCTGTCGCGGCGGCTGGAGCGGAAAGGATTTCAGGTGCTCCTGGCGCTGGACGGCGCCGCCGGAGTGGAGATGGCCAGGTCGCACGCGCCCGACCTTGTGCTGATGGACATGAGCCTCCCGGTGCTCGATGGGTGGGAGGCGACGCGCCGGCTGAAGGGGGACGCGGCCACCCGCCACGTCCCGGTGATCGCCCTCACCGCGCACGCCATGTCCCGCGATCGGGCCAAGGCGCTGGAAGCCGGCTGCGACGACTACGACACCAAGCCGATCGACCTGCCGCGCCTGCTCGTCAAGATCGAGACGCTCCTGTCCGGCAGCGGCGCCCCGCCCGTCTCCGAAGCCGCGCCGTGA
- a CDS encoding response regulator transcription factor yields the protein MSAVRIVLADDHEVVRAGMKAMLEASRGIEIVGEARNGEEAIARARELKPDVVVMDLSMPVLGGAEATTRLSRELPEVKVLVLTSFDDRGHLTRLLDAGAAGYVLKRAAADELVRAIRMVAEGGTYVDPGLAGNLLRGSRRASDSFTFPSAALSEREEAVLRAIAWGQSNKEIAATLEISTKTVETYKARITEKLGLRTRTEMVRYALSRGWLAES from the coding sequence ATGAGCGCGGTGCGCATCGTACTGGCCGACGACCACGAGGTGGTGCGCGCCGGGATGAAGGCGATGCTGGAGGCGAGCCGCGGCATCGAGATCGTGGGCGAGGCGCGCAATGGCGAGGAGGCGATCGCGCGGGCACGGGAGCTGAAGCCGGACGTGGTGGTGATGGACCTCTCGATGCCCGTGCTGGGCGGCGCCGAGGCCACCACGCGCCTCTCCCGCGAGCTTCCGGAGGTGAAGGTGCTGGTGCTGACCTCCTTTGACGACCGCGGCCACCTGACGCGGCTCCTGGATGCCGGGGCGGCGGGATACGTGCTGAAGCGCGCCGCCGCCGACGAGCTCGTCCGCGCCATCCGCATGGTGGCCGAAGGCGGTACCTACGTGGACCCCGGCCTGGCCGGCAACCTCCTGCGCGGCTCGCGCCGCGCTTCGGATTCGTTCACCTTCCCCTCCGCCGCGCTGAGCGAGCGCGAGGAGGCGGTTCTGCGGGCGATCGCCTGGGGGCAGAGCAACAAGGAGATCGCCGCCACCCTGGAGATCAGCACCAAGACGGTGGAGACCTACAAGGCGCGCATCACCGAGAAGCTCGGGCTGCGCACCCGCACCGAGATGGTACGGTACGCGCTCAGCCGCGGATGGCTCGCGGAGAGCTGA
- a CDS encoding sensor histidine kinase produces MNQPAPTFEQFAANRLVADRNLITRDWVDTLSAQLDLDPRRVLPHNDLLDHIPVVLARAADFLLVPDQEKLTAEKVVTDEMRDIANLRRGQGFDVQEIIREFDELARLLDAAALRWLDDYPGVPDVKGVGRVFGRLNRVPLLMGQITVGTIEEERTSLLRQLAIAEEEERLRLSRELHDQMGQLVTALLLGLRGLQHESTSAEQSERIVELEKLADRIAREVQQLALDLRPPALDTLGLPAALESLLHEWSARNGVEADLQSIGIAGERFPAEVETMLYRVAQEGLTNVSKHARASRVSLVLERRGENLSIIMEDDGVGFDPEAVLTSPDKARRLGLRGMRERVARLGGTLEIESSPGAGTCLFIRARVPAGEAAPGAGPAR; encoded by the coding sequence ATGAACCAGCCCGCTCCCACCTTTGAGCAGTTCGCGGCGAACCGGCTCGTCGCCGACCGCAACCTGATCACGCGGGACTGGGTCGACACGCTGTCCGCGCAGCTCGACCTGGACCCGCGCCGCGTTCTGCCTCACAACGACCTGCTGGACCACATCCCCGTCGTCCTGGCCAGGGCGGCGGATTTCCTGCTCGTGCCAGACCAGGAGAAGCTCACCGCCGAGAAGGTGGTGACCGACGAGATGCGGGACATCGCCAATCTGCGGCGGGGGCAGGGGTTCGACGTGCAGGAGATCATCCGCGAGTTCGACGAGCTGGCGCGGCTGCTGGATGCCGCCGCGCTCCGCTGGCTGGACGACTACCCGGGCGTGCCGGACGTCAAGGGTGTGGGGCGGGTCTTCGGGCGGCTGAACCGCGTGCCGCTGCTGATGGGGCAGATCACCGTGGGAACCATCGAGGAGGAGCGCACCTCTCTCCTGCGGCAGCTCGCCATCGCGGAGGAGGAAGAGCGCCTCCGCCTGTCGCGCGAGCTCCACGACCAGATGGGGCAGCTGGTGACGGCGCTGCTGCTGGGGCTGCGCGGCCTCCAGCACGAGTCCACCTCCGCGGAGCAGTCCGAGCGGATCGTGGAGCTGGAGAAGCTGGCGGACCGCATCGCGCGCGAGGTGCAGCAGCTCGCCCTCGACCTGCGCCCGCCGGCGCTGGACACGCTGGGGCTTCCGGCGGCGCTGGAGAGCCTGCTGCACGAATGGTCGGCGCGGAACGGCGTCGAGGCGGATCTGCAGAGCATCGGGATCGCCGGCGAGCGGTTCCCCGCCGAGGTCGAGACCATGCTCTACCGCGTGGCGCAGGAGGGTCTCACCAACGTGTCGAAGCACGCCCGGGCCTCGCGCGTGAGCCTGGTGCTCGAGCGCCGGGGCGAAAACCTCTCCATCATCATGGAAGACGACGGAGTCGGGTTCGACCCGGAGGCGGTTCTCACCTCTCCAGACAAGGCGCGGCGGCTGGGTCTGCGCGGGATGCGCGAGCGCGTGGCGCGGCTGGGCGGGACGCTGGAGATCGAGTCGTCGCCGGGCGCGGGCACCTGCCTCTTCATCCGCGCGCGCGTCCCGGCCGGCGAGGCCGCGCCGGGCGCCGGCCCCGCGCGATGA
- a CDS encoding response regulator: MDDTARETRFEVALPLSHDRRERFDLRLQQAEDFLRQSLQELDSLEAGAGEGGTARAVVVDLPTDTWVATFERSSEREERAAAGVSPILVVDLQERSRAALGELLRTSGYPVLEAGSSSDFPADAELTPRLIVFDPGPYMDAALRTVARMRIQQAEPVPVVLLTAAVTPETRSQALAIGCAEVLPKPCAPAELLSVIGRLLGPAPVHAE; the protein is encoded by the coding sequence ATGGACGACACCGCAAGAGAGACCCGGTTTGAAGTCGCGCTCCCGCTGTCGCACGATCGCAGGGAGCGATTCGACCTGCGGCTGCAACAGGCGGAAGACTTCCTTCGCCAGTCGCTCCAGGAGCTCGACTCCCTGGAAGCCGGCGCGGGAGAGGGCGGCACGGCAAGGGCGGTGGTGGTCGACCTGCCGACGGACACGTGGGTCGCCACGTTCGAGCGGTCCTCCGAGCGCGAGGAGCGCGCCGCGGCCGGGGTGTCCCCGATCCTCGTCGTCGATTTGCAGGAGCGCTCGCGTGCGGCGCTGGGCGAGCTCCTGCGGACGAGCGGCTACCCGGTGCTGGAAGCGGGAAGCTCTTCCGACTTCCCGGCCGATGCGGAGCTCACCCCGCGGTTGATCGTCTTCGACCCGGGGCCGTACATGGACGCGGCGCTCCGCACGGTGGCGCGCATGCGGATCCAGCAGGCGGAGCCGGTGCCGGTGGTGCTTCTAACCGCGGCCGTCACCCCGGAGACGCGCAGCCAGGCGCTCGCCATCGGATGCGCCGAGGTGCTGCCGAAGCCGTGCGCGCCCGCGGAGCTGCTCTCCGTGATCGGACGCCTGCTGGGGCCGGCGCCGGTGCACGCGGAGTGA
- a CDS encoding response regulator, whose protein sequence is MDDHEDSRIIYRTALLHAGFSVAECGDGESAVRSARQHSPDLILMDLSLPVLDGWEATRILKADARTRHIPIVALTANALPSDRARAGGLSFDGFLTKPVTPRRVLSEIESRLGSISHEAPAHRQ, encoded by the coding sequence GTGGACGATCACGAGGACAGCCGGATCATCTACCGGACGGCCCTGCTGCACGCGGGGTTCTCCGTAGCCGAGTGCGGCGACGGGGAGAGCGCCGTTCGCTCCGCGCGCCAGCACAGCCCCGATCTGATCCTGATGGACCTGTCGCTTCCGGTGCTGGACGGCTGGGAAGCGACTCGCATCCTGAAGGCGGATGCGCGCACCCGGCACATCCCGATCGTGGCGCTCACCGCGAACGCGCTGCCCTCGGATCGCGCGCGCGCCGGTGGCCTGAGCTTCGACGGGTTCCTTACCAAGCCTGTAACCCCGCGCCGCGTGCTGAGCGAGATCGAGTCCCGGCTCGGCTCGATTTCGCACGAAGCACCCGCGCACCGCCAATAG
- a CDS encoding response regulator gives MHAKTILVVEDHAPTREAYVAFLVECGYRVIAAAHGGEAILHVHRYRPDLVLMDINMPVLDGIETAESLRAHVPAAALRIVALTGCESLVKRERMHAVCDDVLQKPCAPELITSRIQSLLGVAV, from the coding sequence ATGCATGCAAAGACGATCCTGGTCGTGGAAGATCACGCTCCCACCCGCGAGGCCTACGTCGCTTTCCTCGTGGAGTGCGGCTACCGCGTCATCGCGGCGGCGCATGGCGGCGAGGCGATCCTGCACGTGCACCGGTACCGTCCCGACCTGGTGCTGATGGACATCAACATGCCCGTGCTCGATGGAATCGAAACCGCCGAGTCGCTGCGGGCGCACGTGCCGGCCGCCGCGCTGCGCATCGTGGCGCTGACCGGCTGCGAGTCGCTGGTGAAGCGGGAGCGCATGCATGCGGTCTGCGACGACGTCCTGCAGAAGCCGTGCGCTCCGGAGCTGATCACGTCGCGCATCCAGTCGCTTCTGGGTGTGGCCGTTTGA
- a CDS encoding SDR family NAD(P)-dependent oxidoreductase, translating into MTTKKIWFITGAGRGMGADFARAALAAGDAVVAAGRSPDAVTQALGTSDDLLVVRLDVTSLTEAEAAVQAAVERFGRIDVLVNNAASFEAGYFEEMTPQQVERQLATSLVGPMNVTRAVLPVMRRQGAGHVITISSTAGLASGVEFTSAYAASKFGLEGWMEALRVEVAPFGIHTTIVNPGFFRTELLSEQSTRYAEPSIADYDARRGPLIAAWKGTHGQQAGDPAKLAQALLTIASQQPPPRRFLAGADAISTAEQKIADLQADIESNRPLSTSLAFGEEETAA; encoded by the coding sequence ATGACTACCAAGAAGATATGGTTCATCACCGGCGCCGGCCGTGGCATGGGCGCCGACTTCGCCAGGGCGGCGCTGGCAGCGGGCGACGCGGTGGTGGCTGCTGGCCGGAGCCCGGACGCCGTGACGCAGGCGCTGGGAACTTCGGACGACTTGCTGGTCGTCCGCCTTGACGTCACCAGCCTCACCGAGGCCGAGGCGGCCGTGCAGGCCGCCGTCGAGCGGTTCGGCCGCATCGACGTCCTGGTCAACAACGCCGCCAGCTTCGAGGCGGGGTACTTCGAGGAAATGACGCCCCAACAGGTAGAGCGGCAGCTCGCCACGAGCCTCGTCGGGCCGATGAACGTCACCCGCGCCGTGCTGCCGGTGATGCGCCGCCAGGGTGCGGGGCACGTCATCACGATCTCGTCGACTGCGGGGCTCGCCTCCGGCGTCGAGTTCACTAGTGCGTACGCCGCGTCGAAGTTCGGCCTCGAAGGGTGGATGGAGGCGCTTCGCGTCGAGGTCGCACCCTTTGGCATCCACACGACCATCGTGAACCCGGGCTTCTTCCGCACGGAGCTCCTGTCGGAGCAGTCGACACGCTACGCCGAGCCGTCGATCGCGGATTACGACGCGCGCCGCGGGCCGCTGATCGCCGCGTGGAAGGGGACGCACGGGCAGCAGGCGGGCGACCCGGCGAAGCTGGCGCAGGCGCTCCTCACCATCGCGAGCCAGCAGCCGCCGCCACGCCGCTTCCTTGCCGGGGCCGATGCCATCAGCACCGCGGAGCAGAAGATCGCCGACCTGCAGGCGGACATCGAGTCCAACCGGCCGCTCTCGACGTCGCTGGCGTTTGGCGAGGAGGAGACCGCGGCATGA
- a CDS encoding AraC family transcriptional regulator, whose product MTLQSREPDTPLAREPEEIRMDTLRRELVALLERRTGSDGMHPTAIPGLKLYRFSHPTEPAHTMQEAAVYVVVQGRKQVTLGDATYLYDPSRYLAASVELPVVSSVLEASPDAPYLCMTLAVDPRELAALIVESGRPAPSDAHDGRALYVSPLTAPLLDAFLRLVRLLDAPDDAAVLTPLVLREIAYRLLQGEQFGRLAQMAIGEGRLRRVSGAIGWINEHFAEPLQIEALARRVHMSPSALHQHFKATTAMSPLQYQKRLRLQEARRRLLSGAPSADSVAYEVGYASASQFSREYARLFGRPPRRDAEQARHTAVNGTLA is encoded by the coding sequence ATGACGTTGCAGAGCCGGGAGCCGGACACGCCACTCGCAAGGGAGCCGGAGGAGATCCGGATGGACACGCTCCGCCGGGAGCTCGTGGCGTTGCTCGAGCGGCGGACGGGCTCCGATGGCATGCATCCAACGGCGATCCCTGGCCTCAAGCTCTACCGGTTCTCACACCCGACGGAGCCGGCCCACACGATGCAGGAGGCCGCGGTGTACGTGGTGGTCCAGGGCCGTAAACAGGTGACCCTCGGCGACGCCACGTACCTCTACGATCCGTCGCGGTACCTCGCGGCCTCGGTGGAGCTGCCGGTGGTGAGCAGCGTCCTGGAGGCGAGCCCGGATGCGCCCTACCTCTGCATGACCCTGGCGGTGGACCCGCGCGAGCTCGCGGCGCTCATCGTGGAGTCGGGGAGGCCGGCGCCGTCCGACGCGCACGACGGGCGGGCGCTGTACGTGAGCCCGCTCACCGCTCCGCTGCTCGATGCATTCCTCCGGCTGGTGCGGTTGCTGGACGCGCCGGACGACGCCGCCGTGCTGACCCCGCTCGTGCTGCGCGAGATCGCGTACCGGCTGCTGCAGGGCGAACAGTTCGGGCGGCTCGCCCAGATGGCCATCGGGGAGGGGCGCCTTCGCCGGGTCTCCGGCGCGATCGGGTGGATCAACGAGCACTTCGCGGAGCCGCTGCAGATCGAGGCGCTCGCCAGGCGGGTGCACATGAGCCCTTCGGCGCTGCACCAGCACTTCAAGGCTACGACGGCGATGAGCCCGCTGCAGTACCAGAAGCGGCTGCGGCTGCAGGAGGCCCGCCGCCGTCTGCTGTCGGGGGCGCCGAGCGCCGACTCGGTGGCGTATGAGGTGGGGTACGCGAGCGCCTCGCAGTTCAGCCGCGAGTACGCGCGGCTCTTTGGCCGGCCGCCGCGCCGGGACGCCGAGCAGGCGCGCCACACCGCCGTCAATGGAACGCTTGCCTGA